One part of the Thermoanaerobaculia bacterium genome encodes these proteins:
- the hpnJ gene encoding hopanoid biosynthesis associated radical SAM protein HpnJ → MRTLFLNPPSFDGFDGGAGSRYQARREVRSFWYPTWLAQPAALVPDSRLVDAPARGLALADVLPMASEYELAVLHTSTPSYPSDVKVAEAMKRENPKLRIGFVGAHVAVSPEASLAASSEIDFVARSEFDYTIAEVAEGRDFAAIDGLSWRDGGRIVHNRERATIENMDALPSVIDVYRRDLVIEDYFIGYLEHPYVSLYTGRGCRSRCTFCLWPQTIGGHRYRTRSPANVAAEIRRAAEYFPQVKEYFFDDDTFTDDGPRAEAIARLLGKIGVTWSCNAKAIVPYETLKILKDNGLRLLLVGYESGSQQILNNIRKGTRIDWARRFTEDCHKLGIVIHGTFIVGLPGETPETIEETIRFAREINPHTIQVSLAAPYPGTELHRQAVENGWFVDSGLVAGDGVQVSSLEYPGLSHRQIFESLERFYKRFYFRPKKMAEMAWEMLSSAAMMKRRLREGAEFLRFMTAREDQA, encoded by the coding sequence GTGCGGACGCTGTTCCTCAACCCCCCGTCCTTCGACGGCTTCGACGGCGGCGCCGGTTCGCGGTACCAGGCGCGCCGCGAAGTGCGCTCCTTCTGGTATCCGACGTGGCTCGCGCAGCCGGCCGCGCTCGTTCCCGACAGCCGGCTCGTCGACGCGCCGGCGCGGGGGCTCGCGCTCGCGGACGTCCTGCCGATGGCTTCGGAATACGAGCTCGCGGTGCTCCACACGAGCACGCCGTCCTATCCCTCGGACGTCAAGGTCGCGGAGGCGATGAAGAGGGAGAATCCGAAGCTCCGGATCGGGTTCGTCGGCGCGCACGTCGCGGTCTCTCCGGAGGCCTCCCTCGCGGCGTCCTCCGAGATCGACTTCGTCGCGCGAAGCGAGTTCGATTACACGATCGCCGAGGTGGCCGAAGGGCGCGACTTCGCGGCGATCGACGGCCTCAGCTGGCGCGACGGCGGCCGGATCGTCCACAACCGGGAACGGGCGACGATCGAGAACATGGACGCGCTCCCGTCGGTCATCGACGTGTACCGCCGCGACCTGGTGATCGAGGACTACTTCATCGGGTACCTCGAGCATCCGTACGTCTCGCTCTACACGGGGCGCGGCTGCCGTTCGCGCTGCACGTTCTGTCTCTGGCCGCAGACGATCGGAGGCCATCGCTACCGGACGCGCTCGCCCGCGAACGTCGCGGCGGAGATCCGGCGGGCGGCGGAGTACTTTCCGCAGGTGAAGGAGTACTTCTTCGACGACGACACGTTCACCGACGACGGCCCGCGCGCCGAGGCGATCGCCCGCCTCCTCGGGAAGATCGGCGTCACGTGGTCGTGCAACGCGAAGGCGATCGTTCCGTACGAAACGCTGAAGATCCTGAAGGACAACGGCCTCAGGCTCCTCCTCGTCGGCTACGAGTCGGGCTCGCAGCAGATCCTGAACAACATCCGGAAGGGGACGCGGATCGACTGGGCCCGCCGGTTCACCGAGGACTGCCACAAGCTCGGGATCGTCATCCACGGGACGTTCATCGTGGGACTTCCCGGCGAGACGCCGGAGACGATCGAGGAGACGATCCGCTTCGCGCGCGAGATCAACCCGCACACGATCCAGGTTTCGCTCGCGGCGCCCTACCCCGGCACGGAGCTCCATCGCCAGGCGGTCGAGAACGGCTGGTTCGTCGACTCGGGGCTCGTCGCCGGGGACGGCGTTCAGGTCAGCTCGCTCGAATACCCGGGCCTCTCGCACCGGCAGATCTTCGAATCGCTGGAGCGCTTCTACAAGCGCTTCTACTTCCGCCCGAAGAAGATGGCCGAGATGGCCTGGGAGATGCTCTCGAGCGCCGCGATGATGAAGCGCCGCCTCCGCGAGGGCGCGGAATTCCTGCGATTCATGACCGCCCGCGAGGACCAGGCCTGA
- the hpnK gene encoding hopanoid biosynthesis-associated protein HpnK, with protein sequence MGDALERRDDEAPPPRGRGIPAIHDRPRGPGLKDLVVTGDDFGFSRGVNRAIAEAHDRGILTAASLMVTGSACGEAVAIARERPSLAVGLHLVLVCGKPASPPEAVGSLVSGDAFRESPVLAGLVYQFSRRARRELPGEIRAQLEAFRATGLPLSHVDGHLHLHLHPVVLAILGDLAAEFAIPAIRLPSEELRPALAFDRSSLPTKLVWAGIFRLLRRHGERRLARAGIAYADRVYGLFQTGRVTERYLLSLLPRIRGRRSEIYAHPALPEPGEPLNGPPGAGPRELAALLSPRVRDAMEAHGLRPATSADFRPAAALTP encoded by the coding sequence CTGGGAGATGCTCTCGAGCGCCGCGATGATGAAGCGCCGCCTCCGCGAGGGCGCGGAATTCCTGCGATTCATGACCGCCCGCGAGGACCAGGCCTGAAGGATCTCGTCGTCACCGGCGACGACTTCGGATTCTCCCGCGGCGTCAATCGCGCGATCGCCGAGGCGCACGACCGGGGCATTCTGACCGCCGCCAGCCTCATGGTCACCGGTTCGGCCTGCGGGGAGGCCGTCGCGATCGCCCGGGAGCGGCCGTCGCTCGCGGTCGGCCTGCATCTCGTCCTGGTCTGCGGCAAACCCGCGTCGCCGCCCGAGGCGGTCGGCTCGCTCGTTTCGGGCGATGCGTTCCGCGAATCTCCCGTCCTCGCGGGGCTCGTGTACCAGTTCTCCCGGCGCGCGCGAAGGGAACTCCCCGGCGAGATCCGTGCGCAGCTCGAGGCGTTCCGGGCGACCGGCCTTCCGCTGTCGCACGTCGACGGACATCTTCATCTCCACCTGCACCCCGTCGTGCTCGCGATCCTCGGCGATCTCGCGGCCGAGTTCGCGATTCCGGCCATCCGCCTTCCCTCGGAGGAGCTGCGGCCGGCGCTCGCCTTCGACCGGTCGTCCCTTCCGACGAAGCTCGTCTGGGCGGGAATCTTCCGGCTGCTCCGGCGCCACGGCGAGCGGCGGCTCGCCCGGGCGGGAATCGCGTACGCCGACCGCGTGTACGGCCTCTTCCAGACGGGGCGGGTGACCGAGCGCTATCTGCTGTCGCTCCTGCCGCGGATCCGCGGGCGACGGAGCGAGATCTACGCGCACCCCGCGCTCCCGGAGCCGGGCGAGCCGTTGAACGGTCCTCCCGGAGCGGGCCCCCGGGAACTCGCCGCGCTCCTCAGCCCGCGCGTGCGCGACGCGATGGAGGCCCACGGGCTGAGGCCGGCGACGTCCGCCGATTTCCGCCCGGCGGCGGCGCTCACGCCCT
- the ispH gene encoding 4-hydroxy-3-methylbut-2-enyl diphosphate reductase, whose product MSENPAPPAVEKLVIAKLRGFCAGVVRAIDVVEKALEVCDGPVYVRREIIHNRYVVNELRRKGARFVDEVADAPEGAWLVYSAHGVAPEVRENARRRRLRTIDATCPLVTKVHLEALHYARRGYTILLIGHEEHDETVGTFGEAPDAIRIVGSREDAERIEVPDPTRVAYLTQTTLSLDDTREIADVLRRRFPEMVNPAKDDICYATQNRQDAVRAMAPHVDLLLVLGAPNSSNSVRLCEVSMRLGVPAHLIERADQIRPEWLAGVRVLGLTASASAPEVLVWEVVDYAREKLGVQIVEEFETVTEDVHFSLPPELRALLPTRDASAG is encoded by the coding sequence ATGTCCGAGAACCCCGCTCCGCCGGCCGTCGAAAAGCTCGTGATCGCGAAGCTCCGCGGCTTCTGCGCGGGCGTCGTGCGCGCGATCGACGTCGTCGAGAAGGCGCTGGAGGTCTGCGACGGCCCGGTCTACGTCCGAAGGGAAATCATCCACAACCGATACGTGGTGAACGAGCTCCGCCGGAAGGGCGCGCGGTTCGTGGACGAAGTCGCGGACGCGCCCGAAGGCGCGTGGCTCGTCTATTCGGCGCACGGCGTCGCGCCCGAAGTTCGCGAGAACGCCCGCCGCCGCCGACTCCGGACGATCGACGCCACCTGCCCTCTCGTGACGAAGGTCCATCTCGAGGCGCTCCATTACGCCCGGCGCGGCTACACGATCCTCCTCATCGGACACGAGGAGCACGACGAGACGGTCGGCACGTTCGGGGAGGCCCCCGACGCCATCCGGATCGTCGGGTCGCGCGAGGACGCGGAGCGGATCGAGGTCCCCGATCCGACGCGGGTCGCCTACCTCACCCAGACGACCCTCTCGCTCGACGACACGCGCGAGATCGCCGACGTCCTCCGCCGCCGGTTCCCCGAGATGGTCAACCCCGCCAAGGACGACATCTGCTACGCCACGCAGAACCGGCAGGACGCCGTCCGGGCGATGGCGCCGCACGTCGATCTCCTGCTCGTCCTCGGCGCGCCGAACAGCTCGAACTCGGTTCGTCTCTGCGAGGTGTCGATGCGCCTCGGCGTTCCCGCGCACCTGATCGAGCGCGCGGACCAGATCCGCCCGGAGTGGCTCGCCGGCGTCCGGGTCCTCGGGCTGACGGCCAGCGCCTCGGCTCCCGAGGTCCTCGTCTGGGAAGTCGTCGATTACGCGCGGGAGAAGCTCGGCGTTCAGATCGTCGAGGAGTTCGAAACGGTGACGGAAGACGTCCACTTCTCGCTGCCGCCCGAGCTTCGCGCGCTCCTCCCCACCCGCGACGCCTCCGCCGGCTGA